One Phaseolus vulgaris cultivar G19833 chromosome 11, P. vulgaris v2.0, whole genome shotgun sequence genomic window carries:
- the LOC137828572 gene encoding histone H3.2: MARTKQTARKSTGGKAPRKQLATKAARKSAPATGGVKKPHRFRPGTVALREIRKYQKSTELLIRKLPFQRLVREIAQDFKTDLRFQSSAVSALQEAAEAYLVGLFEDTNLCAIHAKRVTIMPKDIQLARRIRGERA; the protein is encoded by the coding sequence ATGGCTCGTACCAAGCAAACCGCAAGGAAGTCCACCGGAGGAAAGGCTCCGAGGAAGCAGCTTGCCACCAAGGCTGCTCGTAAATCTGCTCCAGCCACTGGTGGTGTGAAGAAGCCCCATCGTTTCAGGCCTGGCACGGTGGCTCTGAGGGAGATCCGCAAGTATCAGAAGAGCACCGAGCTTCTCATTAGGAAGCTTCCATTCCAGAGGCTGGTCAGGGAAATTGCTCAGGATTTTAAGACTGATCTCCGTTTTCAGAGCAGTGCTGTATCTGCTCTTCAGGAGGCGGCTGAGGCTTACCTTGTTGGGCTGTTCGAGGATACTAATCTCTGCGCCATTCATGCCAAGAGAGTCACCATCATGCCTAAAGACATTCAGCTTGCACGTAGAATTAGGGGTGAAAGAGCTTAG
- the LOC137831613 gene encoding uncharacterized protein produces the protein MTLDRLSQSSSDSPNRDLKVLSIECLKGSSKAEEWTGDMLQTGDIVEELRIGDSPDALIRFKSPFKNGKTAVNKILQDSYKRKETSIRVRVRRGPHEFAELQACIVPNDSSGKKQYVLRSITDPNYVVGFFDRTEAECFQLQASRTTRMANALTRTRLQDGYVSYPWERRMQELLSVPNSSNFLSILLLPKVSDRIAFRYNDVEDTLARANTWLNAAQASGVPVVFMNVQTESLLTKISGETASSTVNAGSLSDLSNLANVSLYGFEDYHGVDIGVVRAVRLWYAPVGGEYPIEIKLKEDDTKLGFSIGRTEEGFIFISTVTDEDQENVPATRSGLSDLYKAATDRSRLLVVSRLSNQRVLPWMVSSTGAIRCYDTVSLSQKLSLHRHTKVPILLHVFLWDGGLASSSVESTSVESTTRSSNMSTSMLPVEGSRRPNENQIQPLPHEGSESDAGGGVSGHGSPPMQLQRDTVGDLSFSFNNFSISNNWV, from the exons ATGACCCTGGACCGGTTATCTCAGAGCAGTTCAGACTCACCCAACAGAGACCTCAAAGTGTTATCCATAGAGTGTTTGAAGGGAAGTTCCAAAGCCGAGGAGTGGACCGGTGACATGCTTCAAACCGGTGACATCGTCGAAGAGCTTCGAATCGGAGACTCCCCCGATGCCCTTATCCGCTTCAAATCGCCCTTCAAAAACGGCAAAACCGCCGTCAACAAAATCCTCCAAGACTCTTACAAGAGAAAAGAAACCTCCATCCGAGTTCGAGTTCGACGTGGACCCCACGAGTTCGCCGAGTTGCAGGCCTGCATCGTTCCCAATGATTCCTCCGGGAAGAAGCAGTACGTTCTCCGTTCCATCACTGACCCTAACTACGTCGTTGGCTTCTTTGATCGAACTGAAGCCGAGTGCTTCCAACTCCAAG CTTCAAGGACCACCAGAATGGCAAATGCACTAACTAGGACACGGTTACAGGATGGATATGTTTCGTATCCATGGGAGAGGAGGATGCAGGAGTTGCTATCAGTTCCCAATTCTAGCAATTTTCTTTCAATACTACTTCTTCCCAAAGTTTCAGATCGAATTGCCTTTCGCTACAATGATGTAGAAGACACGCTAGCCAGGGCAAATACGTGGCTGAATGCAGCTCAAGCTTCAGGGGTCCCTGTTGTCTTTATGAACGTCCAAACCGAGTCCCTACTTACTAAG ATATCCGGAGAGACAGCTTCTTCCACTGTAAATGCAGGGTCATTATCTGACTTATCTAACCTTGCAAATGTAAGCCTTTATGGCTTTGAGGATTATCATGGAGTAGACATTGGTGTTGTTAGAGCAGTTCGGCTCTGGTATGCCCCAGTTGGAGGAGAGTACCCAATTGAGATAAAACTAAAAGAGGATGACACAAAGCTTGGGTTTTCCATTGGTCGAACAGAAGAG GGTTTTATTTTCATCTCAACAGTTACTGATGAGGACCAAGAAAATGTACCGGCCACACGTTCAGGACTGAGCGATCTGTATAAAGCAGCAACAGATAGATCCAGGTTGCTGGTAGTTTCTAGGCTTTCAAATCAGAGAGTCCTCCCATGGATGGTATCTTCAACAGGAGCCATTAGGTGTTATGACACTGTTTCATTGAGCCAGAAACTCTCCTTGCATAGACACACCAAAGTTCCTATTCTCCTGCATGTCTTCCTTTGGGACGGAGGGTTGGCCTCATCAAGCGTAGAAAGTACAAGCGTAGAAAGTACAACAAGATCGAGTAACATGTCTACGTCAATGTTGCCAGTCGAAGGGTCACGCCGTCCAAATGAGAACCAAATTCAGCCATTGCCCCATGAAGGATCTGAATCTGATGCAGGTGGTGGTGTCAGTGGTCATGGATCCCCGCCAATGCAGCTTCAGAGAGACACAGTTGGGGATCTCTCATTCAGTTTCAACAACTTCTCCATCTCCAACAACTGGGTATGA
- the LOC137831621 gene encoding transcription factor bHLH122-like has protein sequence MESDLQQHPPVFLDHHQQQTNSGLTRYRSAPSSYFSSIIDREFYEHVFNRPSSPETERMLTRFVNSLGGGDADADAAAAADAEEALPTQNPSTVVAVKEEVNQQPKDMPLPPINNEPLVLQQQQQHQQQSNINNYGSSAPQNFYQNTGRPPLPNQIETGRRTASNLIRHGSSPAGLFSNINIESGYAAARGMGTMGAVNNSTEEANFSPVTRMKNAPNYSSGLMSSRAEIGNKSSTQNNAENEGFAENQGNEFIPGFPVGSWDDSAIMSDNMTGRKRYREEDVKPFSGLNVSESQNEAGGQPSTALAHQLSLPNTSAEMAAIEKFLHLSDSVPCKIRAKRGCATHPRSIAERVRRTKISERMRKLQDLVPNMDKQTNTADMLDLAIEYIKDLQKQVETLSDNRDKCTCSHKEQQQQ, from the exons ATGGAGTCAGATCTTCAGCAGCACCCTCCCGTGTTTTTGGATCACCACCAGCAGCAGACGAATTCAGGGTTGACACGGTATCGATCGGCTCCGAGTTCGTATTTTTCCAGCATCATCGACCGTGAGTTCTACGAGCACGTTTTCAATCGACCCTCTAGCCCCGAAACAGAACGAATGTTGACACGCTTTGTGAATAGTCTTGGTGGGGGCGATGCTGATGCTgatgctgctgctgctgctgatgCAGAGGAGGCACTTCCTACTCAAAATCCCTCAACCGTTGTTGCTGTTAAAGAAGAGGTCAATCAACAACCTAAGGATATGCCTTTACCACCCATCAATAATGAGCCCCTTGTTCTCCAACAACAACAACAGCACCAACAAcaaagtaatattaataattatggCTCTTCTGCTCCTCAGAATTTTTACCAGAACACTGGGCGACCACCTTTGCCAAACCAGATAGAGACTGGTCGTAGAACTGCTTCAAATCTTATCAGGCATGGTAGCTCACCTGCTGGATTGTTTTCAAACATTAACATTGAAAGTG GTTATGCTGCTGCAAGGGGCATGGGGACTATGGGAGCTGTTAATAACAGTACTGAGGAAGCAAACTTTTCTCCCGTAACAAGGATGAAGAATGCACCAAACTACTCTTCGGGACTAATGTCATCTAGGGCCGAAATTGGAAACAAAAGCAGTACACAGAATAATGCAGAAAATGAAGGGTTTGCTGAAAATCAGGGCAATGAATTTATCCCTGGTTTCCCCGTTGGTTCATGGGACGATTCTGCAATAATGTCTGACAATATGACAGGTCGGAAGAGATACAGAGAAGAAGATGTAAAACCATTTTCTGGTTTAAACGTATCTGAAAGTCAG AATGAAGCAGGAGGCCAGCCTTCTACTGCTTTGGCTCATCAATTGAGTTTGCCAAATACGTCTGCAGAAATGGCAGCCATTGAGAAGTTTCTACACCTCTCAGATTCTGTTCCTTGCAAAATTCGTGCCAAGCGAGGTTGTGCCACTCACCCAAGAAGCATTGCAGAAAGG GttagaagaactaaaattaGTGAGCGAATGAGGAAACTGCAAGATCTCGTCCCCAACATGGATAAG CAAACAAACACAGCAGACATGTTGGACTTGGCTATTGAGTACATTAAAGACCTTCAAAAGCAAGTTGAG ACTCTTTCAGATAATCGCGATAAGTGTACGTGTTCGCACAAGGAGCAGCAGCAGCAATAA